A genome region from Hevea brasiliensis isolate MT/VB/25A 57/8 chromosome 9, ASM3005281v1, whole genome shotgun sequence includes the following:
- the LOC110671412 gene encoding DELLA protein GAI: MKRDHQESCGVVGGTGAYNTNSGDNRGESSSSMGKGKLWEEDQDPGGMDELLAVLGYKVRSSDMADVAQKLEQLEMVMGTAQEDGISHLSSDTVHYNPSDLSGWVQSMLSELNPPMGLDASGMIQNQRDSVLGSSTITSSNPQSHQSIIFSDDSEYDLRAIPGVAAYPRPDSVSERENNRKRIKTSPGPDSGNTLTSNSNSTPPLLAASSSSSSFSYSSPASTITVSGNLSEPSRPVVLIDSQETGVRLVHTLLACAEAVQQENLKLAEALVKHIGLLAASQASAMRKVATYFAEALARRIYKIYPQKCLDPSYSDTLEMHFYETCPYLKFAHFTANQAILEAFTTASRVHVIDFGLKQGMQWPALMQALALRPGGPPAFRLTGIGAPQPNNTDTLQQVGWKLAQLAETIGVEFEFRGFVANSLADLQPEMLDLRPPEVETVAVNSVFELHRLLARPGGIDRVLSSIKAMKPKIVTIVEQEANHNGPVFVDRFTEALHYYSSLFDSLEGSGLAVPSQDMIMSELYLGRQICNVVACDGADRVERHETLSHWRTRMESAGFDPVHMGSNAFKQASMLLALFAGGDGYRVEENNGCLMLGWHTRPLIATSAWKLGGSE; this comes from the coding sequence ATGAAGAGAGATCACCAAGAAAGCTGCGGTGTTGTTGGCGGCACTGGTGCTTATAATACTAACTCCGGTGACAATAGAGGCGAATCTTCGTCGTCAATGGGTAAAGGAAAATTATGGGAAGAAGACCAAGATCCTGGAGGTATGGATGAATTGCTTGCCGTTTTGGGTTACAAGGTCCGCTCATCGGACATGGCGGATGTTGCGCAGAAGCTTGAACAGCTTGAGATGGTAATGGGTACGGCTCAAGAAGATGGGATTTCGCATCTTTCTTCTGATACTGTACATTATAATCCCTCGGATCTCTCTGGTTGGGTTCAGAGTATGCTTTCTGAGCTTAATCCTCCTATGGGTCTTGATGCCTCGGGTATGATTCAAAATCAACGCGATTCTGTTCTTGGTTCTTCCACAATTACTTCCTCTAATCCGCAATCGCACCAATCGATAATTTTTAGTGATGACTCTGAATACGATCTTAGAGCAATTCCTGGTGTGGCTGCTTACCCACGACCGGATTCAGTATCAGAGAGGGAAAATAACAGGAAGAGAATTAAAACCTCACCTGGGCCTGATTCTGGTAACACTCTCACCTCCAATTCAAATTCTACGCCACCTCTATTAgctgcctcttcttcttcttcttccttttcataTTCCTCACCTGCGTCAACAATTACGGTTTCGGGTAATTTATCGGAGCCAAGTCGGCCGGTAGTCCTAATTGACTCGCAAGAGACTGGAGTTCGTCTAGTGCACACGCTCTTGGCTTGTGCAGAAGCAGTTCAACAGGAGAATCTTAAGCTTGCAGAGGCACTTGTGAAGCATATAGGCTTACTTGCTGCTTCTCAAGCCAGTGCTATGAGAAAAGTGGCTACTTACTTCGCCGAGGCCTTAGCTCGTCGAATTTACAAAATCTACCCACAAAAATGTCTCGATCCTTCGTATTCTGATACGTTAGAGATGCATTTCTACGAGACCTGTCCCTACCTGAAATTCGCCCATTTCACAGCTAATCAAGCAATTCTTGAAGCTTTTACTACTGCAAGTAGAGTTCATGTGATCGATTTCGGTCTGAAGCAGGGGATGCAGTGGCCGGCACTAATGCAAGCGCTTGCTTTACGCCCAGGTGGGCCGCCGGCTTTCCGTTTAACCGGAATTGGCGCACCGCAGCCTAACAACACCGATACTTTGCAGCAAGTGGGTTGGAAGCTAGCGCAGTTGGCTGAAACTATTGGCGTTGAATTCGAATTCCGCGGCTTTGTAGCCAACAGTTTGGCGGATCTCCAGCCGGAAATGCTCGACCTCCGCCCCCCGGAAGTGGAGACAGTCGCCGTCAATTCCGTCTTTGAGCTTCACCGCCTCCTGGCTCGACCCGGTGGGATCGATAGGGTGCTTTCCTCCATCAAGGCCATGAAGCCCAAGATTGTGACCATTGTTGAGCAAGAAGCTAACCACAATGGCCCTGTTTTTGTAGACCGGTTCACTGAAGCTTTGCATTATTATTCCAGCTTGTTTGACTCGTTGGAAGGATCTGGGTTGGCTGTGCCGAGTCAGGACATGATCATGTCCGAGTTATACTTAGGGAGGCAGATATGCAACGTGGTGGCCTGCGATGGTGCCGACCGAGTTGAGCGGCATGAGACCTTGAGTCATTGGCGGACACGGATGGAATCGGCAGGGTTTGACCCGGTTCACATGGGTTCAAACGCGTTTAAACAAGCGAGTATGTTACTAGCACTATTTGCAGGCGGTGATGGGTATCGAGTGGAGGAAAATAATGGGTGTCTGATGCTCGGTTGGCATACTAGGCCACTTATTGCCACTTCAGCTTGGAAACTCGGTGGTTCGGAATAG